AAGGCTGAAAAAATGGCCTGATGCTGGTTTGAACCGCGGGCAAGTCAGCTTGACGCCGACTCCGCTGGTTAAAGTTGACGTTTAATACGCTGGAAATTTGGTCCAGCGCGACCCGAAGCTTGTGCCGCGTGCGGCGAAAGACAGGAGAATGAAATGGGGAAGGTCATCGTTGTGACATCAGGCAAGGGCGGCGTCGGCAAGACGACGTCCACGGCTGCCCTTGGTGCGGCACTTGCCCAGCGCGGCGACAAGGTTGTCGTGATCGATTTTGATGTCGGTCTGCGCAATCTCGATCTGGTCATGGGCGCCGAGCGCCGGGTGGTCTACGATCTCGTCAATGTCATCCAGGGCGATGCCAAGCTGCCGCAGGCGCTGATCCGCGACAAGCGGGTCGATACGCTGTACCTGCTGCCGGCTTCGCAGACCCGCGACAAGGACAATCTGACGCCGGAAGGCGTGGAATGGGTGATTACCGAACTGAAAAAGCATTTTGACTGGGTGATCTGCGATAGCCCGGCCGGGATTGAACGCGGTGCGACGCTGGCCATGCGCCACGCCGATGTCGCTGTTGTCGTCACCAATCCAGAAGTGTCTTCGGTGCGCGATTCGGACCGGATCATCGGCCTGCTGGATTCAAAGACCCTGAAGGCCGAGCGCGGCGAGCGGATGGAAAAGCACCTGCTGCTGACCCGCTACGACGCCGTCCGCGCCCAGCGCGGCGATATGCTGAAGGTCGAGGACGTCTTGGAAATCCTCTCCATCCCGCTGCTCGGTATCATCCCGGAAAGCATGGACGTGCTGAAAGCCTCCAATATCGGTGCGCCGGTCACGCTGGCCGATGCCAAGAGCCTTCCCGCCCAGGCCTATTTCGAAGCCGCCCGCCGTCTGGCTGGTGAAGAAATTCCGGTCTCCATGCCCGAGGAAAAGCGCGGCCTGTTCGGCAAGATTTTCGCACGGAGGGCCGCATGAGCATCTTCAACCTGTTCCGCAAGCCAACCTCCGCGCCGATGGCGCGGGAACGGCTGCAAGTCCTGCTCGCCCACGAACGCGCCGCCCAAGGCTCCGACCTCGTCGCCATCCTGCGCGAGGAAATCCTGGCCGTGATTTCCAAACACGTCCAGGTCGATGCGGACAAGGTGCGCATCAAGGTGGACCGCGATGAGCATGTGTCGATCTTGGAGATCGACGTGGAAATTCCACGGGATGCCCAAGCGCTGGCGGCTTGATGGGGTAGGGCTGGCTGGGGTCGCTTGCCTGAAGCAGATATGAGATTTTTCAGCCGCAGAGTGAGAGCTTTGCGGCTGAAATATTATTCTTTATCATAATTAGTGTTTTAAAAAGTGATTACTAATGGCTGTAACCGCAGCCACATAAGTTGAATAAAAATTTTCTACCTTGGTGCGAGTTGCGGTTCTTGCGTTTGTGGTTTGGTGTGCGATCTTTTTCCTAATGCCTACCATATCTGATATTGTATGGCCCACAGAGCCTTCACTTTCCCACTCAGTTTCCAAGTGTTTTGAAAAATCCTTATCGAAATACGATACAAGTTCGATGATTTTTCCTCTGTCAGGATTTTGGAATGATTGACATAGCTTAGAAACGGCACCACTCATCGTTTTTTTGGATTGTTGATCTGAGTATGTAATCAGTATAGTTTTCAAGTTTTGCTCTAGACGGCCAGTTATCGCGACACATAAATACTCATATAACATGCTGGTGGCATCACCCGAGGCTGTTTCTGGTAGGTTTTTCACCGCTTTTATCTGGTTTTTTAGTCGGTCAAAATCAGCTCGAACATCAGGATGAATTGCCATTGTTAAATGCCTCAGATGCTATACGAAAGCGGGTTTTTATATTTTCATCGTCAGCAGTGCTGCTTGAGATTGATTTCAAGAACTCCTCATTTTTGACTAATAAGTCATAAGCCGATTTCAAAAGTTTAATGAAGTCAGATTCAGAATGTTGTTTCATTTCTTTAGCGGCTGCGACCATGAAGCAGTCCCAAAAAGCGGCGTTCAACGCCCGACCACCGGGACGGAATGGCTTCGGCCCCAAGCTAACAACAGTAAGCTTATTCAAGTTAACCCAGATATCTTTGAATATATCACTCCGTTCTGATGATATGTTTTTATTTTTACTCATAAAATTTGTTAAGAACGCCTTCATAGGGCGCTGATAATTTTCCCGATTCTCGTAGAACGATAAAAAGCGCAATACCATTTCGACATCTTTGAGTCTCATGCTTTTTACTCCAAATACGGAGCGCCAGTTTATATCTTCATTTAGTTCAAACAAAAGAGAATTGAATTGGCCGTGAGCCACGCACGTTCTTATCTCTTGAGGAGATAGCTTCATGCCTCCTGTATTTATGCGTTCGAAAACTTCGTAAACGCTATCCATGCTATCAGTTGGAGTATCTTGCTTAAATATAGTTGCATGAATGATCGCATCATCAAGTCGAAGCTTGTCATCTTCAGTCAGCTCTTCATATGAAAGATCATTCCACCTTGATTTCAATCCTGTAAGACGGAACTTCTTCTCGCCAAATGTTCCCGTATAAAATTTTTGAAGGGATTTTAGTCGCTGCTGCCCGTCAATGACTAAATGCTTGGGGCTTTCTTGCTCTTTGTAGAGAAATAGGCCGGGAACGGGGAGACCAAGAAGTAGAGACTCTATAAATCTTGATGCATCGTTCTGGCTCCAGACGTATTTACGTTGAAACGGCGGAATATAATATTGTTCGTTACTAATTCTTTTAACCAATCCCTCAACGTTGTGATCTACACCGTAGGAAGAAATTGAGTATAAGTTTCCAGACGAGCTTTCATCCTCTGGTTCAACTGTATCATCTACGTTTTGTATATCTTCAAGCTCTTCAATTATGCTCTGTTCTATTTCTTTATCAGTAGACATGCTAAAGCTCCTTCACATGGATTCCCTTTTAGCATTGCACGCGGAGCGCGCAAGGGCATTCCTACTTGTATCTTGACGGACGCGGTTATGTTCGTCCTCGCCTTACCAAGAGTGATGTGCTCAAAGTCCGCGTCGATCAACGTTGAAAAGTAATAATGGCCATGTTATATTAAAATATAACAAATTGGAGTTTCCCTCATGCATAAAGCTAATCTGCGCAAAGTCGGTGGTTCGGTGATGGTGGCTGTTCCGCCTGCGCTGTTGGATGTTTTGCATCTTAGTGCGGGGGCAACGGTGGCCATGGCGGTGGATAATGGTCGATTGGTGATCGAGCCGCAGGCGCGGCCTCGTTATACGCTGGAGGAATTGCTGTCTCAGTGCGATGGGTCGGCGGAAGTCTCTGCCGATGATCGGGAGTGGCTTGATGGCGGGCCTGTCGGTGGAGAGTTGATGTAATGGAGCGTGGCGATATCTGGTTGGTGTCGCTTGATCCCACATCCGGTCATGAACAACAGGGAACACGTCCGGTGCTGATTATCTCGCCCGGCGCGTTTAATCGATTGACCAAAACACCTGTGGTTCTGCCCATCTCCAGCGGCGGCAATTTTGCAAGGACGGCTGGTTTTGCTGTGTCGTTGAGCGGGGTTGGTTTACGCACCACGGGCGTCGTGCGCTGTGATCAGCCGCGTGCGCTTGATTTGGCCGCGCGAAGGGGCAAAAAGCTGGAATCGGTGCCAAGCGAGATTGTCGATGAGGTGTTGGCACGGCTGGCAACGATTCTTGGGTGAGGTGATGGCTGGCAAGCCAGGGGGGTAAACGCCACGCACAACGCCGCCAATTTCCCCTTTCAAAATCTCACCAATCCCCTCTTTTCCTCCCCACTCGTTATGCGCTAAGACAAGGGTGAGATCGGTTGTAACGAACCGGTCTTGGGGCGTCGTAACCCCGGTAAAAACGGTCAGTGTCGATCGTTAAAAAGACACCCCTCAGCCATAGGTTTGTGGCTGAGGCGGTGAACCGTGTCTATACGGTTCGCTCTCTACCATTCTCTATGGTCGGGGAGGCCTCGGCGCATGTCCAGAGCTTCGGCTTAAAGGTCGGGGCGGTCGTTTTTTTACCGGCTTACGAACTCCCCGATCACCAGAGACAGTTCTCTGGTGATCGCTCGTTTTCCAGCGTGGGAGGAGTGGACAATGGCGGATTATAATGTCTGGGCTGATCTTTTTGATACGTGGCAATCGACATCTGACTGGGTGAAAGCTCTTGTTATCGTTGTGCCGCCGGTTTTTGTGGCGACCGTGCTGGCGCTGATGCTGCGCTACAGGCAGAAGATCCGGGAAGATGGTCCAGTCCATTCCGGGGTCTACCATGTTTCGCCACCGCAGCAGTTCCAACCGAGACCGGAGGAGATGCCGGAGCCGGGCGACACGATGGACCATATGCTGCTCGACGCCGCCACCAATCTTCAACACCGGCTGGAGGATGCCCGCCGGGCGCTCAATCCCCAAGAGCGTTCCGCGGCCGACCTGGGCAAAGCCGAGATCCGGCAACAGATCACCCAGATCATCCTTGAGGAATATCACCGTGGGTCCGATCCGCAGGTTGCCCTTCGGCGCGGACGAGAGTTCCTCGCCAGCCAGCGAAATGTCCACAGCACCAATCCGGAGGCGAAAGAATAATACGAAGACTCATTGAACATGACTCTTCGTAGTTTGTTGACAGGCCCCGATCTCGGCATTTCGTCACCCTCGGGCCTGTCCCGAGGGTCTGCTGTTGTTGAATAAGGCGCTGACATTATTGGATTAAATTAACGTGGTTAGATGCCCGGCACAAGGCCGAGCATGACGTCGAGGAAAAATGCGGGGTTTGTCAGCATGTCAGAGACTTGGTATAAGTCCAGCTGGGAGAAAAGGATCTTGGTTGGCAGCGAAAACCGGTTCTAACCTTTCAGCCCAGTACTCTCGCGTTTGTCAGGTTCAGCGGCCCCATCAGCCTGCAAGCATTGCCAAGATAAATTCCACGCGCTCCACAACGCTCACCTTTGGCAACACAATCACCTCATATCCCAGCGCCGGATAGACTTCGAGCAGACGCTGATATTCTTCCTCTGCCGCAGCCAGATCATGCTGACGCTCCGCATCTTGCTGGTAAATGTCCGGCCAAGGCGGGGTGAGAAAAACGTGGGCGTGGTAGCGGTGCTGCTGCTTGAGCGCGTTCAATTGTGTCTCATCGGCCGTCGCAGCTTTCAGCGCGGCGGCGGCGTCGATCAGGCTGCGGTCGAAGAACACCCAGCCGGGGAGGGATGCCGCTCGTTCCCGGTCTTCCAGCGCCATGGCAATGGCACGGTGGGCGAAGGCGGCCAGGTCGATCCAGGGCAGGGCGGCGCCATCTCCAGCCTGTTCTGCCGCCACAATGCGTCGGCCGGGTTCTTCTATGGTGGCAAAGCCTTTTGCAGCCAAGGCTGAGAGCAAAGTGGACTTGCCGCCGCCAGAGCAGCCGGAGAGGATGACGAAACGGTTCATGGTGTGTCTTTTGGGTGTTGTTGGCGATAGAGGGGGTAAGCGACAAAAGCCGAGGCCTACCTCACTCCACCCGCAACACCGCCGCAGCCTTTACGCGGCAATGGTCGCAACCATACGGCGCAGTTCTGGCATAAGGTGCGGTTCGTCCGGCTCAATAATTTCAGACCGTATATCCATAACGATGGATTTTACCAACGCTGTTTTATTCAACGCGCTTCTTTTGATGAGTTCGTTAATCTCGTTGCTCGCACGCGGCGTTACTTTCATCGAAAGCCGTTTTCTTGGAGCATTGTGCCAGCTTTTCCATTCCGCACGATGAACATGCGCGTTTCTGCGAAGCTGCTCAATCCGTGAGTCATCACTGAGAGATCGGTGCACGAAGTAGGCGATCAGTTTTTTACGCAGCAGGACACCCGCATAAGGATCAATTCTATAGGCGGCAGCGTCGAGCATGTCGAGGAAGGGCGCATCAAGGATGAATTCCAGAGATACCGTTGTGCTGTCGCGCGCACTCTGGATAGCAGGTGTTGACTGCGGCGGGATTGCCACAACGGTGTGGCATTCGTCGCAGGTTGCCGCCATGATTTGTTTTGCCACTTCGCTGCCGCTTTCAAACGGCACGTCGTGATAGTTGAACGTGGTAGACACCAGCTTCCCGCACGTGTCACAGAGTGCCTTGCTCTTATCTCCTGCATACCAAAACTTCATGAGCACCTCCTCTTATTTATGGACACTGATGAATAGTGTGTCGGGGTCAAGAAAATAGAATTTTATATACCAGTCATCCCGCCTGAAAATATGGACTTCAACGGTGCTGACCCTGTGGTGTTGAGAACGTTGATGGTGGGTACCATTGCATCGCTCGATGATCTTGATCAGGTCTTCGCGCGAGATGTCGCCGGTCATCAAGGCATTCTTGACCTCAATGGTGCCACGGGCCTCGTGCTGATACGTACCCTCCTTCAGTGCTTTGATGACTGAATACTTGACATCCTTAAAATCCATCTCGTCTTCAATATACGAAAGTTCTCGTAAAAATCAATCAATATGGCTGGAAAATATCTTCTCACTCCACCCGCAACACCGCCGCCGCCTTTACCGCCGCTGACGCCCGGTTCTCCACGCCAAGCTTCACATAAATCTGCTCCAGATGCTTGTTCACCGTGCGAGCGGCGAGGCCGAGGATTTCGCCGATGTCGCGGTTGGGCTTGCCGCGGGCGATCCAGAGAAGGACTTCGGATTCGCGCTGGGTCAGGCCGAAGGCCTGGCGCAGGCGTTCGTCTTCGCGGTGCGGGTTGGCAGCGCTGAGGCGGAACAGGTATTCGTCGGCGGCCATGGCGCCGAGATAGGCGATTTGCAGGGCAGGATGGTTTTCGAGCGGCAAGGTCAGGGCGGCCTCGCGGGAGGCGGGGCTTGCGGCAGGTGTTGAGGCTGCACGGGCCTGCATCCAGTCGCCGATGGCCGTGATCACGGTATCCATCCCGTCTTCACGTCCGGTGGCGGTGGTAATCAGGCGGCTGGCCTGCGGAGTGGACCACAGCAGGCTGCCATCGGCGCGCAGGGCCAGCAGGTGGCGACCTGCGGCATCCAGCGCGACACGAGCGCTTTGGGCGGACCGGGCATTGGCGAGATGTACACGGATACGGGCGCGCAGCTCATCGATATTGATCGGCTTGGTCAGGTAATCGACGCCGCCGACCTCCAACGCATGCACCACATGTTCGGTTTCGCTAAGACCGGTCATGAAAATCACCGGCACCTGCGCCACCGCCGGATTGGCCTTGATTTGGCGGCAGGTCTCGAACCCATCCATGCCGGGCATCACAGCATCCAGCAGGATCAGGTCCGGGCTGATCCGCTCGACAATGCCCAGCGCCCCTTGGCCTGACGTGGCGATCAGCACGGAAAAGCCTGACTGTTCCAGCGCATCGGTTAGAAAACCCAGCGCTTCCGGGCTGTCATCGACAAGGAGGATGATGTCGCGGGGGGAGGTCGGTTCAGCCATGGTCTGTGATGTCCAAGGGGCGGAGAAAAAGAAAGCGGGCGGGAGGGCGGCGGCACTCCTCTTCTCCCCATCGGGTGGGGAGATCGGCTGGTGGATGTCTCGGCGCAAGACCGGCAATGGATTGGCGGTTGGGCGATGGCCTCTGCACGCTCATGCCGCGCCCTCCTGATAGCGATCAAGACAGGCGATCAGCCCGGCCATGTCGAAAGCCTGCACGAAGGGACGCAACTCCTCGGTGAAGGGCAGCATATCCGGTGTCTTGGCCAGTTCCTGCAATTTGTTTTCCAAGCCCCTGATATAGCCGATCTCGGCCAGTTTGCACAGGTCCTCGCGGTGGGCAAGGCCGGGATCGCGCGGCGTGCCTGCGGGCAAGGCGGGGGCGGGCGGGGCCATGTCTTCGGCATAGAGCCAACGCAGTTTCAGGTGGCGGGCCAGCTTGTCGCGCAGCATTTTCACGTCCACGGGCTTCGCGATAGCGTCGTTATGGCCGCCGGAGCCGGGTTCGCGCACCGCGCCATCGCCGATATTGGCCGACAGCATCAGGATCGGCGCGCTCTGGCCCGCATCGCGCAGCCGCTCGACCAATTGCCAGCCATTCATACCGGGCATGGAAATATCGACCAGAAACAGGTCGGGTTTGACACCTTCGATCAGCGCCAGACAATCTGGCCCGCCGGTGGCGGTCAGCACGATGAAGTCCAGGGGTGCCAGCGCCTCGCGCATCAGTTCGCGGTGGTCCTCATTGTCATCGACAACGACGATGGTGCGGCGCGGGCCGTCATAGGAAAGGATTTTGCGTTCCGCCTTGGGCGCGGT
This region of Agrobacterium vitis genomic DNA includes:
- the minD gene encoding septum site-determining protein MinD → MGKVIVVTSGKGGVGKTTSTAALGAALAQRGDKVVVIDFDVGLRNLDLVMGAERRVVYDLVNVIQGDAKLPQALIRDKRVDTLYLLPASQTRDKDNLTPEGVEWVITELKKHFDWVICDSPAGIERGATLAMRHADVAVVVTNPEVSSVRDSDRIIGLLDSKTLKAERGERMEKHLLLTRYDAVRAQRGDMLKVEDVLEILSIPLLGIIPESMDVLKASNIGAPVTLADAKSLPAQAYFEAARRLAGEEIPVSMPEEKRGLFGKIFARRAA
- the minE gene encoding cell division topological specificity factor MinE encodes the protein MSIFNLFRKPTSAPMARERLQVLLAHERAAQGSDLVAILREEILAVISKHVQVDADKVRIKVDRDEHVSILEIDVEIPRDAQALAA
- a CDS encoding DUF262 domain-containing protein; this translates as MSTDKEIEQSIIEELEDIQNVDDTVEPEDESSSGNLYSISSYGVDHNVEGLVKRISNEQYYIPPFQRKYVWSQNDASRFIESLLLGLPVPGLFLYKEQESPKHLVIDGQQRLKSLQKFYTGTFGEKKFRLTGLKSRWNDLSYEELTEDDKLRLDDAIIHATIFKQDTPTDSMDSVYEVFERINTGGMKLSPQEIRTCVAHGQFNSLLFELNEDINWRSVFGVKSMRLKDVEMVLRFLSFYENRENYQRPMKAFLTNFMSKNKNISSERSDIFKDIWVNLNKLTVVSLGPKPFRPGGRALNAAFWDCFMVAAAKEMKQHSESDFIKLLKSAYDLLVKNEEFLKSISSSTADDENIKTRFRIASEAFNNGNSS
- a CDS encoding AbrB/MazE/SpoVT family DNA-binding domain-containing protein, translating into MHKANLRKVGGSVMVAVPPALLDVLHLSAGATVAMAVDNGRLVIEPQARPRYTLEELLSQCDGSAEVSADDREWLDGGPVGGELM
- a CDS encoding type II toxin-antitoxin system PemK/MazF family toxin, with the protein product MERGDIWLVSLDPTSGHEQQGTRPVLIISPGAFNRLTKTPVVLPISSGGNFARTAGFAVSLSGVGLRTTGVVRCDQPRALDLAARRGKKLESVPSEIVDEVLARLATILG
- a CDS encoding protein kinase, with protein sequence MADYNVWADLFDTWQSTSDWVKALVIVVPPVFVATVLALMLRYRQKIREDGPVHSGVYHVSPPQQFQPRPEEMPEPGDTMDHMLLDAATNLQHRLEDARRALNPQERSAADLGKAEIRQQITQIILEEYHRGSDPQVALRRGREFLASQRNVHSTNPEAKE
- a CDS encoding AAA family ATPase → MNRFVILSGCSGGGKSTLLSALAAKGFATIEEPGRRIVAAEQAGDGAALPWIDLAAFAHRAIAMALEDRERAASLPGWVFFDRSLIDAAAALKAATADETQLNALKQQHRYHAHVFLTPPWPDIYQQDAERQHDLAAAEEEYQRLLEVYPALGYEVIVLPKVSVVERVEFILAMLAG
- a CDS encoding response regulator, translated to MAEPTSPRDIILLVDDSPEALGFLTDALEQSGFSVLIATSGQGALGIVERISPDLILLDAVMPGMDGFETCRQIKANPAVAQVPVIFMTGLSETEHVVHALEVGGVDYLTKPINIDELRARIRVHLANARSAQSARVALDAAGRHLLALRADGSLLWSTPQASRLITTATGREDGMDTVITAIGDWMQARAASTPAASPASREAALTLPLENHPALQIAYLGAMAADEYLFRLSAANPHREDERLRQAFGLTQRESEVLLWIARGKPNRDIGEILGLAARTVNKHLEQIYVKLGVENRASAAVKAAAVLRVE